A window of Pyrus communis chromosome 3, drPyrComm1.1, whole genome shotgun sequence genomic DNA:
GGTTAGGGTGTGGTTTGATTGCCTTCTAGAAATGAATCTTGTACTTGTTACACAAGTAGGTAACAGAGATCCGTACATCAGACATAATAGTGACTTGAATTGTAACGTTTTAATACTCTAGATAGTAATGggaacaaaaaattgaaaattgttgaAGTGACcctaatatatatttgtttgaatttaaaaaatatatatttgttatttatttttgggacttgaaaaaaaaaaagaagattgtTTGGGAGATTGCAttccaaaaaggaaaaaataaaaggggTGGTAGGAAAGACGCGGGAATATGGCGGACGGTTGGTTGGGTCCCTCTCACTCTCCGGTTCTTGTCGGTGTTGTCACTCCCACTCTCCCCCAATTCCCTCTCAGATCTCATTCCACCATGTCTACCCTCCGctcccaaaaccctaaccaccTCCGCTGCTCCTCCTCCCCCGCCATCCCCAGCCCTAGCCCTCCCCCGCCCTCCTTGCTCGTCTTCTCAGGCGGGACTGCCTTCAACGGCGTCGTTGAGGAGCTCAAGAGTTTCACCACTCGCGTCGCCCACGTCCTTCCTGTTTCCGACGACGGCGGAAGCACGGCCGAGATTGTTCGCGTCCTCGGTAATTCCGGCCTTCATTTTCGATTAGTGTTTTTGTATTTGGGGATCGCTTTcttatttgttgtggttgtgtgTTAGGCGGTCCCGCTGTCGGAGATATACGTTCGAGATGCTTGAGATTGGCTGATAAGAGCACTTCCGAGGCGGTGGCCGTTCGCAGATTGCTTGGCCACCGGTTGCCGCTCGATTCGCGGCAGGCCAAATCCGAATGGTAATGTTTGCTATCATTCTAGTTAATTTACTGATTATGTTTATTCGTAGAAATTATGTCAGGCATTGCAAATTTTCGATCTTTGGATTTAATCAACGACGaaaaacgataaaaaaaaaaaaaaaaaaaaatcatctcttTGAGAAATGGGGGTTTGTAGTTTGTACTTTCGTGTTTGTTGGTCATTTCTAGGTGATAGGTTGTTGATTTATCCTAAATTATACTTATTTACTTGGTAGGTGTTACTGTGGTGGGGTATTGACTATTGAGTAACAGTCTGCTGAGTTGAGAATTTGACAGGTATGATATTGTGGAAGGAGAACATTCTCTATGGACGGGAGTATCGAAACCATACAGGGAAACCATTCGTGCTTTTCTGGCTTATTTTCAGAATCAAGTGAGTCATTGGGCGAGAGTGCCTAAAATATGTTGTTTATATGTATTTTGATTTCAAACTTGTACTGAACTCATCTGAACTTCTTCAATTGCCTTTTCTAATTCAGATTCTCCGGCGATCAGATGAATCATTTTGCTTCAGTAATGGCAGGTGTGAAGTCTTTTCAATAGCTATGACTTGGTGTATTTCTGTTTTGTTGCTTTCTGGTGCTTAATTGGAATTCAGTAATCCCTTCCGTTTAACTAAGAAATGTTTCTAAAGGTGTACTACAATCAAATACCTGTCGTAATTGGATTTCCTTTTGTGATTACTTAacttatttcttaatttttgttttgcagcATTGGGAATTTCTTCTTTGCAGGAGCACGTACATTTTTTCAGTCCTTAGATGctgcaatttttttgttttctcgtGTGTCAGATATCCCTTCAGAAAGTCTTGTCCTCCCCGTGATTTCTACCAATGACAGGCTTACATTAGGATGTGAATTATGGGTATGATTGTTGACATACAATTCATGTGCCTTGACATATTGACATATGTATGCATATGATTTTTAATATGGTATTGGCTTACTGTGGAACCGTGGTTGTATAATTTGCAAGATTCTGCCGATACTTAATCATGCTGCATTCCTTTTTGCGCTGTTTATGCCTAGGATGGAACTATAATACGAGGCCAGAACGAAATTTCTCATCCAACCAAGGGACATACAGAACCTGTCAATAAGGTATGCTGATATGGTATTCATGATCTGTAAAGTTTCAGTCTGTTGGTGTTCTGATAGTTCAACTTTTTCCTGAGAACACATGACATGGAATCTTTTAGAATGTTCCATTCCTTGTAAGAAAAGCACGTGGTGGTCTTGAGATTTGCATTTTCCTTTAGTGGCAGAATTATATTACATAACTTctcatttattaaaaatgatGGCTTACTGTGGACAGGGAAGCTCTTCATTTCCAGCACTTCCTTCGAGAATAAAGCAGGTATTCTACATGTCAAGTGAGGGCCAAAACTTGCTGCATGAGGTGAATGATATGTTTCTAtcgtttccttttttctttccttcatttttttctgTTTCATGTAATGAGATGCCCTAATATTTTCcttttggtttttattgttgTACTTCAATGAGGACCCAATACTGGAGTCTTTTGTTAAATCATTATTTTATCTAATATTGCATTTACTTAACATTCGTAAAAAATATTTCAGCACTACCCTAAAACACTGTAATTTTCTCATGTCATGAAAAAGTTTTCTCATGTTATGAAAAAGAATACTGGTCCCTCTCTAAAGATTAAAATGCTTGCATATGCAATGAAATGCACATGTCCGTTGTGTATATGCTTCTGCAGTTCCTAAAACCAGAACAACGGTTTTCTCATTGACTAGGTCTTCCCTGCTGCAAACCCAGCTGTCCTGGATCAGTTGCGTAATGTGGACTGCGTAGTTTATGCCATGGGATCCCTGTTTACTTCTATTTGCCCATCACTGGTAACATTACTACCATCTTAAATATGCGgcgtttatttatttgtttatagtTTTCCAGATGTGAGAAACCTGTatattcataattttcatttattctGCTTCATTCTTTAGGTGTTGATTGGCATTGGGGAGATTATATCGTCAAAGTCCTGCCCCAAGGTTCGTATTCATCACACTTTCGAGTTACATGTTACATGATACAAGTGCCAATTGAACAAGTTGTCATGTTGGTTTTTCCTCATTGTTGCAAAGTTTTATGATAATACTCCAGATTAGCCTTATAGATAGACATTAAGGAACAGATTATTTATTCTCCATGTCAAGTTACATGTTGAGTTGATTCAGTTTGTTCTGTTAAAAGGTGCTTTTGTTAAATGGTACCCGTGATCGAGAGACAAGTGGTTTTTCAGCTTCTTGCTTTGTAACCGCTATTACAGATGCCCTAAATCGAACATATGGAAATCCTCATAAGAGTCTTGAAAACCTTGTAAGTTAGTGCATGACTATGAGATCGTCATTTATTTATACAGGGAACATGTAATTTATTACAAGTTTATATTTCCATGCAGCCTAATCAATACATCAATACTCTATTAGTTCCCAAAGGTGGTGAGGTTCCTATAGATGTTCAACGCTTGGCTGCCCAAGGAATCTTTAATGTGGTATGTATCCAAATGCTTTTTCTGTTAGTTtcatgaatttaaaattttacgtttttagaCTGCTTGTTGGCCGTATGGATGTTTGTTTCGTTACCTGAATATCAAAGTTCAGACTAGAGTGACCTTTCGCAGATTGTTGTCGATTCCATACGTGATCCAAAAGCTGGTGTAGTCTTCGACCCAAAGTCGTTAATACAAGCCCTTGCTGGTGTGATAGGCAGATACGGGAGTACAAATCTTGCAGTAGTCCAATGACTGCGCTCAATGGAGCAAGCATAGTAATTTTCACGTGGCTATTGATTTCTGGTCACTAGTTTCATTTTTCATGAGGTACATTTTCAATAGCAAATCAATCTTTTGACAGCATATCTCCGTATCAAGTAGTACTTCATGTTTCCCAATATCTTGCTGCAATTACGTTACTCGTTAAAAATTTGACCTTGTTGATTTCAGGAACACTTTCGCACTTACTCCGACTGTTAGGCGATCCTCGTTGCAAGGATATATGAGGGAAGTTGGTAGTGTTataagaagggagagagaatcAGATACAATGACCCCTCTCACAAGATGTTTTCTGATGTACATAATTGACTTAGATTATTCATGAACTGAAAATTTTCGGTATGCTTGGGACACTTGATTATGTATTGAATGATTTGTGTATATACGGTTCTTGTACGCAAATGTCGGTGTAGTTTAATGCGAAATTAGTCATCTCGAATTGTGTTGGAGCAAATcatcttgtagtatttgtctaTTCTTACCTACAACCAGGGATATAGAGTTTCCGTAATATCCTAACCACATGAAGAGTGTTGTAGACTCGTGAGGATACATCCCCAACGGGTTCGCCTGTGCCTCTGTATCAAAAGAAGCAAAAAGACAAGGTTTCCAGGCAAATACGAAATTTGAACCATACAACTCTTCGAACAAATAATGCATAATAACCAGTTTCTTCAGCTTTTTAATGGACACAATGTTTAATaaccattttcattttcattttcggACATCGGGATCGGGGCATGTCAATTGTCAAATATAATTAGGGAGTGTATTTAATTGGaaatttgagggattttaattcttttaatgaatctaggggtatttaatcaagattttaagtgattatttgaaattcaaggtgtattcaattagaatttaagataatttattaaaatccttagaaatctgaGTATATTCAATtcggattttaaagaagtttataacatttcaggtgtattcaattagaaattgattttaaagaatttgagaaagttaaggaattagagggaattggagagatttcgtagtgtattttaagcatccaaaAATCTCATATCTCCCAtaagatttcgagggaattaaatcaaaattttatatggaatttctttgaatcaattaaactccataaaaatccatagATTTATGAATCCATTaaagtctctcaaattctcaattgaatacacctcctTAGTGTGGatctaattttcttttcatttaggTGTGCGGAGTTTTATCTCAAAATACCTCGATTCTCTAGACTTAAAATTTTAGATAGTTCTTGCACTTGATGAAGTTGAAACTTGATATACATTAGAGCAAGTTTTATCAATTAGCCAAGCATAAAATTAATTCAGAAGATCTGCAACCTCAAGAGAATTAGTTTTGAAAAGGACACTTAATTACGTGAAGAACACTTTGAATGCCAGTCGAGCAATTCTCAGTTGGAGGGCCACTGCATTGACTTACCATTGTTAGTACTTGAATTTcgaaaaatcatcatcaaataCTGGAGTTTTACGTTCAAATTTCATGAACCTCACCCCAATTCCGCATGAACAAAGTATGAGGTTCACTGCTGCAGATTGGTAAATTTGTGGTCATCAGCACCATTAACGGAAACTAAAGGCCAAGGGGCAAAGACTTCAGCAATAGACCAAGGACTTGTAGTCATCAGACCCTTGATTCATCAATGGATCTTCGAACTTCTTTGTGCACAAACTCCtctgcaaaaacaaaacaagcgTAGCGTTCGGGCTAGATTGATTGATGAAGTTTACCGTGACTTGAGTCATCAACCCGTGGAATGTGCCAGGAAATTTGGCTCCCTTCTAAATTCCCATCCTAACAATTTCAACAAAGTGCACATGCAGGACATCCCGAACGTCTTCTATATAAACCGGTAATATCATGCTTGCTTCTTCACATCCAGCTTGCCAATCACTACTTGAAACAAAGCCATTGTCGACACAGAGCGCCCTCTCATCACCGCAATGGCTTTTGAAAGAAACCTTTTGATTATTACCATACTCGTCACCTTGGGGACCTTGGCATCTGAAGCCACGTCCCGCACATTGTACCAAGCTTCCATTGCTGAAAAACATGAGCAGTGGATGAAAAAGCATGGACGCGTTTACCAGGACAGCGCAGAGAAGGAAAGGCGtttccaaattttcaaaaacaatGTGGAGTTTGTCGAGAAATTCAACAGTGAAGGGAACATGACTTACAGCCTATACATCAACCGATTTTCGGATATGACCTATGAAGAATTCCTCAGGGATTATACTGGATACAAGCAGCCCACTGAATCAACCTCATCCACAGCTGCATCTTTCACATACGAAAACCTGAGCCTGGCTGATGTTCCCCAAAGCATTGACTGGAGGGAGAATGGAGCAGTTACTCCAGTAAAATTTCAAGGGCGCTGTGGTAAGAGCACCAACCACCATATTAACATAGGGCTAAGCTTCATTGTACATATGTATGTATTGCATTAATTACTTTCTTCGTGCATTCATTCCTATGGAAATTAATTCATATCCGTTTGTTCGAATAAATGCAGGTTGTTGCTGGGCATTTTCTGCAGTGGCTGCAGTCGAAGGGATTACCCAAATCAAAACTGGCAAATTGATCTCACTGTCTGAGCAACAACTTGTGGACTGTGATACAGATAACAATGGCTGCCAAGGTGGTTGGATGGGTAATGCCTTTGCATACATTCAACGAAACGGAGGAATTGCCAGTGAAGAAAATTACCCATACCAGAGTTTAGATGGCAGTGCCGGAACATGTGACATGAATGAGGCAAATGAGGCTGCCGCCCAGATTACTAGTTATGCAGAGGTACGTCCCAACAGTGAAACCGATCTACTCAAGGCTGTGTCCATGCAACCAGTCTCCGTTGCCATCAATGCGTCACCAGCCTTTCAGCATTATTCAGGCGGGGTGTTCACGGGCGATGATTGTGGGACAGAATTGAACCACGCTGTTACCATCATTGGGTATGGGACAGCTGAAGATGGCACCCCCTATTGGTTAATCAAGAATTCATGGTCCGATACGTGGGGTGAGAATGGCTACATGAAGATTCTTAGAAACGCTGAAGCCCCAGGTGGTGTTTGTAGCCTCGCTACGAAAGCTACCTATCCGACTAAGTAATGTATTAATGAAGGGGTGGACTGAGCTTCTCCACTTTGCCTATAGGTTATAAGTACTACAGACAAAAACCATAGGCTGTGAAAATGCCTGTATTTTGTATTTGCTAAAAGTATGGTTTATGAAATTACACTATTTTACCTTTATATTCAACAATGAATTTTCCTACCCTGCTTAGGCTAAATTAATAACCACAGCTGCAACGGCAGTTTGATGGATTATGCCTTTGAATACATATAGCAAAACAGAGCAAGTGACAAAACGAGCATGCTTCCCAGATGACCGGTTATGGAACGTGCCTTCCACAGTGAAAAccaaaaggtctcttttgaaagcttgAGACGTCCCTAACAAATcttcagaaggaatcttcctccaAATGTGCCATCTTGACTTCCAAAATGCCTAAAACGTCCAAAAACGTAGCGCTGCACGCTGGGCCTTCTTTTCCTCGCCACGGTCAAAAGGCTCGAtagaaaaatttggaattttgatacaattatCTTGAAAGGCTCGCGAACATCCTTCAactggaatcactccaaaattcatccgtttaatcactttttgctccaaaggaagtcgaatgtgctacattagaaatataatttaaagtatcaaaatctcatcaaaataatcaataaataatatatggtataatatggactcatcagtTGTCATCACAAAGTCCTCAGTTCCATCGGTACTTTGTCAACATTGACTTTTGAGAAAAACCTTGCGATTATTTCAATATTCATCATCTTGGGGACTTTTGCATCTCAAGCCTCATCGCGAACATTGTACGAAGCTTCAATTGCTGCAAAATATGATCTGTGGATGGCAAAGTACGGACGCGTTTATATGGACAGTGAAGAAAAGGAAAGGCGTTTCGCCATATTCAAGAGCAACGTCGAGTACGTGGAGAAATTCAACCGTGATGAAAATAACACATACAAGTTAGGACTCAATGAATTTGCCGATTTTAGCCACGAAGATTTCGTCCAACAA
This region includes:
- the LOC137729521 gene encoding uncharacterized protein YNL011C isoform X1 codes for the protein MADGWLGPSHSPVLVGVVTPTLPQFPLRSHSTMSTLRSQNPNHLRCSSSPAIPSPSPPPPSLLVFSGGTAFNGVVEELKSFTTRVAHVLPVSDDGGSTAEIVRVLGGPAVGDIRSRCLRLADKSTSEAVAVRRLLGHRLPLDSRQAKSEWYDIVEGEHSLWTGVSKPYRETIRAFLAYFQNQILRRSDESFCFSNGSIGNFFFAGARTFFQSLDAAIFLFSRVSDIPSESLVLPVISTNDRLTLGCELWDGTIIRGQNEISHPTKGHTEPVNKGSSSFPALPSRIKQVFYMSSEGQNLLHEVFPAANPAVLDQLRNVDCVVYAMGSLFTSICPSLVLIGIGEIISSKSCPKVLLLNGTRDRETSGFSASCFVTAITDALNRTYGNPHKSLENLPNQYINTLLVPKGGEVPIDVQRLAAQGIFNVSDLSQIVVDSIRDPKAGVVFDPKSLIQALAGVIGRYGSTNLAVVQ
- the LOC137729521 gene encoding uncharacterized protein YNL011C isoform X3, with the protein product MADGWLGPSHSPVLVGVVTPTLPQFPLRSHSTMSTLRSQNPNHLRCSSSPAIPSPSPPPPSLLVFSGGTAFNGVVEELKSFTTRVAHVLPVSDDGGSTAEIVRVLGGPAVGDIRSRCLRLADKSTSEAVAVRRLLGHRLPLDSRQAKSEWYDIVEGEHSLWTGVSKPYRETIRAFLAYFQNQILRRSDESFCFSNGSIGNFFFAGARTFFQSLDAAIFLFSRVSDIPSESLVLPVISTNDRLTLGCELWDGTIIRGQNEISHPTKGHTEPVNKGSSSFPALPSRIKQVFYMSSEGQNLLHEVFPAANPAVLDQLRNVDCVVYAMGSLFTSICPSLVLIGIGEIISSKSCPKVLLLNGTRDRETSGFSASCFVTAITDALNRTYGNPHKSLENLPNQYINTLLVPKGGEVPIDVQRLAAQGIFNVTRVTFRRLLSIPYVIQKLV
- the LOC137729521 gene encoding uncharacterized protein YNL011C isoform X2 translates to MADGWLGPSHSPVLVGVVTPTLPQFPLRSHSTMSTLRSQNPNHLRCSSSPAIPSPSPPPPSLLVFSGGTAFNGVVEELKSFTTRVAHVLPVSDDGGSTAEIVRVLGGPAVGDIRSRCLRLADKSTSEAVAVRRLLGHRLPLDSRQAKSEWYDIVEGEHSLWTGVSKPYRETIRAFLAYFQNQILRRSDESFCFSNGSIGNFFFAGARTFFQSLDAAIFLFSRVSDIPSESLVLPVISTNDRLTLGCELWDGTIIRGQNEISHPTKGHTEPVNKGSSSFPALPSRIKQVFYMSSEGQNLLHEVFPAANPAVLDQLRNVDCVVYAMGSLFTSICPSLVLIGIGEIISSKSCPKVLLLNGTRDRETSGFSASCFVTAITDALNRTYGNPHKSLENLPNQYINTLLVPKGGEVPIDVQRLAAQGIFNVIVVDSIRDPKAGVVFDPKSLIQALAGVIGRYGSTNLAVVQ
- the LOC137729521 gene encoding uncharacterized protein YNL011C isoform X5 translates to MADGWLGPSHSPVLVGVVTPTLPQFPLRSHSTMSTLRSQNPNHLRCSSSPAIPSPSPPPPSLLVFSGGTAFNGVVEELKSFTTRVAHVLPVSDDGGSTAEIVRVLGGPAVGDIRSRCLRLADKSTSEAVAVRRLLGHRLPLDSRQAKSEWYDIVEGEHSLWTGVSKPYRETIRAFLAYFQNQILRRSDESFCFSNGSIGNFFFAGARTFFQSLDAAIFLFSRVSDIPSESLVLPVISTNDRLTLGCELWDGTIIRGQNEISHPTKGHTEPVNKGSSSFPALPSRIKQVFYMSSEGQNLLHEVFPAANPAVLDQLRNVDCVVYAMGSLFTSICPSLVLIGIGEIISSKSCPKPNQYINTLLVPKGGEVPIDVQRLAAQGIFNVIVVDSIRDPKAGVVFDPKSLIQALAGVIGRYGSTNLAVVQ
- the LOC137729521 gene encoding uncharacterized protein YNL011C isoform X4, producing the protein MADGWLGPSHSPVLVGVVTPTLPQFPLRSHSTMSTLRSQNPNHLRCSSSPAIPSPSPPPPSLLVFSGGTAFNGVVEELKSFTTRVAHVLPVSDDGGSTAEIVRVLGGPAVGDIRSRCLRLADKSTSEAVAVRRLLGHRLPLDSRQAKSEWYDIVEGEHSLWTGVSKPYRETIRAFLAYFQNQILRRSDESFCFSNGSIGNFFFAGARTFFQSLDAAIFLFSRVSDIPSESLVLPVISTNDRLTLGCELWDGTIIRGQNEISHPTKGHTEPVNKGSSSFPALPSRIKQVFYMSSEGQNLLHEVFPAANPAVLDQLRNVDCVVYAMGSLFTSICPSLVLIGIGEIISSKSCPKPNQYINTLLVPKGGEVPIDVQRLAAQGIFNVSDLSQIVVDSIRDPKAGVVFDPKSLIQALAGVIGRYGSTNLAVVQ
- the LOC137730214 gene encoding senescence-specific cysteine protease SAG12-like, which translates into the protein MAFERNLLIITILVTLGTLASEATSRTLYQASIAEKHEQWMKKHGRVYQDSAEKERRFQIFKNNVEFVEKFNSEGNMTYSLYINRFSDMTYEEFLRDYTGYKQPTESTSSTAASFTYENLSLADVPQSIDWRENGAVTPVKFQGRCGCCWAFSAVAAVEGITQIKTGKLISLSEQQLVDCDTDNNGCQGGWMGNAFAYIQRNGGIASEENYPYQSLDGSAGTCDMNEANEAAAQITSYAEVRPNSETDLLKAVSMQPVSVAINASPAFQHYSGGVFTGDDCGTELNHAVTIIGYGTAEDGTPYWLIKNSWSDTWGENGYMKILRNAEAPGGVCSLATKATYPTK